ATTAATGAACAAGTAGACACACTATTTGAGTAATGTTAGCCTAATTTAGATTTTTGGTTGATTTTTGGTTgatttttggttgtttattaaaaaattcatgATCTACTGTGTCTGATaactttttaatgttattagtaAGTTTACCCTCCTGATTCAATAATGGTTAGTCATATTGgtaaattaataacagcaaTTATTAAATAACTTGAAAAAATACAATGGTGTTAATAATACTCACTTTTTATAAGTAATTCATTGTCTAATATTATGAATAGATTTTACCTAATTTCAATTGCCATGTTATAGCTGATTTATTTAGGTACTCTTTACAAACAGTATAGGGTGAAATTTACCCAAACAGACTGAATGCAAATTGTTACCTCACATTTTTTGGTTAGATTCTATAGGTaattttttaaagtgtgtgtgtgtgtgtgtgtgtgtgtgtgtgtgtgtgtgtgtgtgtgtgtgtgtgtgttcagacgCTAACAGCAGCTCCTGTGAACAGATATTCACACACTGAAAGTAAACATGACGGTTTATGGAAATGTGTAAGTGCTGAATGCTGCGAGCAGAAATGCTGCTAATGATATACAGCGtgtataaactgtgtgtgtttgcatttctAACCAAATGAAAACTGCTGAGTAAAATATGGAGACTTCAGCTGGGTGTGTGAACATCTAACTGTGTTTTCATTGTAGTCTTTTTCTCTGCTGCActtgaagttaaagtaaaaaaaaaagtgatggtACAGGATCACCATATGAACCCGCTATAGGTAAAATCTCTTCAAGCTGAGAGCTGTTGAGGAATTTCAACCTGAAGCAAAAACCCCTGTGGGAAGGAGCTAGGAACTATAAATGTTCCTGAGAGTGCTCCTGGCTGTCAATCATGCAGAGTTCACATAATCTCTAAAATCTACCTTTAAGGCATGAACCCATCACAAATGACCCCATGATACTGGATCCTAGTGGGTTACATAACATGCAGTTAATGTAAATCCAGACTATAAAAGTCTCCTGCGCTTCTAAAGCTCACTCATACTCCAGAGTAAGACTGAAAAGCCTCCATCAATATGGCCAGCACCTTCTCCACCCACAGCAGTGTTGCATCCAGATCAGTAATCGGAGGATCTTCACGGATGTCTATTGGTGGTGGAGGCCGGATTAGTGCTATGCGGGCGGGAAGTGTCTATGGTGGAGCAGGAGGGTCTGGTGTTCGCATCTCCCAAGCTTCTCGTTCCTTGTCCTTTGGTGGAGCTGGAGGCAGTGTTGGTGGGGGCTTCAGCTCTGGTGCAGGATTCGGAGGTGGTGCTGGGGAAGTGGATAGTAGCATCATCGGAAATGAAAAGTTCACCATGCAGAACCTTAACGACCGTCTGGCCACCTATCTGGAGAAGGTGCGATCGCTGGAGAAGGCCAATGCAGAGCTTGAACTCAAGATCCATCAGTTCCTGGACAGCAAGACCTCACCTACCTCACGGGACCACACTGGTTCCTTGGCTAGCATCACTCAGCTTCAGGTCAAGGTAGATCACCTTTAAGGAAAAGCCTCCTCTAAAAAATCTTTAAGTAACATTTCACTGCACACAGAAATCTCCTACTTCACACTCTGAGTTTTAAAtcagttattatttaaaattctcAGGACTTTTCTTTTAGGGTTTTGGTGGCCAAAAGtgtgataatttttttatccttgCTTTGATGTTTGTAGATTCTTGATGCCTTTCAGTTGAATGGTACGGTTCACCTCAGCATTGACAATGCCAGCCTGGCTGCAGATGACTTCAGGATGAAGTAAGATCTTATAATAATGTGGAATTCCCTTCTTCTAAATACCTGAATGTAAAACAAGGCACTTACAGGTAGGAATGAAGATGCCATGTCTTTACTCAGGTTTGAGAATGAGTTGGCCTTGCGTCAATATGTTGAGGCCGATATTGCTGGACTGAAGAGGCTGCTGGATGATCTGAACCTGACCAAAAAAGATCTCACGCTGCAGATCGAGGCCCTGAACGAGGAGCTGGTTTTCCTCAAGAAGAACCACGAGGAGGTGATAAACCTGTACAGGCAAACAAAATTATGAACTTAAATGTCACCAGATGTGTTTAAGAAGGTTTGTTTTGATACATTTTGAAATtcttaataaaaagaaaagaaaaggaaaaaagtaataaaaaaaaaagaaaagtccaaaCATCTCATGCAGCTTTTATTTATCTTCAGGAATTGCTATCCACACGCAGCCAGATGAGTGGACAGATTCATGTTGAGGTCGATGCTGCACCACAGCAAGATCTCACCAAGGTCATGGAAGAAATCCGCGAGCACTATGAAGCTGTTGCTGCCAAGAGCCAGAGAGAGCTGGAGGGCTGGTTCCAGACAAAGGTGCATTCTTACTACCATAATGCATTAAGCTTTTCATTTAATAGCTTCTGAAGTTCAACAGATCTTTAGGAGATCAAGGTGTGGCAAATGGTATTTTTATGCAAAGTGAATCCAATTTCAGTACTGAGCTGAGTGACACTAAGGGACTCGACAATGTGCCTTTTGAGTACATTCTGGAAaacgtgttttgttttgtaattgaattttatatttgtcaGTCTGAGAccctgaaacaggaagtggctggCAGCACTGAGACTCTGGCCATCTCCAAAACAGAAGTGAACTCTGTGAAGAGCACATTGCAGTCTTTGGAAATTGAGCTCCAGTCTCTGTTGGCCATGGTGAGACTTAAacttttagacatttttatgtTCAGATCATCAGAAATCTGGATGATTGTCTGGTAAAAGATCTACAAGGTCATTGTGATAAGAAGGTAATTTTCCTCTCTGCTTTATCTCACCACAGAAAGCCTCATTGGAGGGAACCCTGTCAGAAATCCAGTCCCGTTATTCCATACAACTATCAGGATACCAAGTGCAGGTGAGGCTCCAGGTTCTTTCTGAACTTTATCTATCTTCATAAGTTCTCctgcagtttatttatataatggtTCTTGTTTTCTCAAACTAGGTTACAAGTATGGAGGAGCAGCTGGTGCAGCTTCGTGCTGATCTGGAGCATCAGTCTCAGGAGTATCAGATGCTGCTGGACATCAAGACCAGACTGGAGATGGAGATTGCTGAGTACAGGAGACTCCTGGATGCTGAGGGTAGTGGCAGGTAAAAGATAAAGTTGGAATTATTTTATCTACAACAGCTTCCAGGAAAGGCAGGATGGAAGATTTGTCTTTGCTAACTTCAATATTTACTCTTTGTGGTTTATCAGTGCCTCGATTTCCTCCTCCAAGACCTCCACCACCAAGACTGCAATCATCACtgtggtggaggaggtggtCGATGGGAAGGTCGTCTCCACCTCCTCTACATCTATCACCAAATAATCACCATGAAACTGGaagtcaaaaaaataaaaacatttctaatcagAAGATCTTGTGTAATTCATTTCGTCattctcagacacacacactctcacaaatacacacacaaacacacacatacatacacccattaacgcacatacacacacacaaatatacatacacacataaacatatacccactcacaaacacccacatacacacacacacacacacacaactttacaTACACCcagtcacaaacacacacttaaaagaacatatatacacacacacacacatacatacacccactcacaaacacccacatacacacacacacacacatacatacccccattcaaaaccaaacatacatacacccactcacaaacacacacatgtacatacacccactcacaaacacacacacacacacacacacacacacacctacccacaaacaaacatacacactttcacaaacacacacacacacaactttacaTACACCcagtcacaaacacacacttaaaagaacatatatatacacacacacacacacacactcacaaacacacacatatacctacAAGCactgaagcacacacacacacacacacacacacacacacacacatacatacatacatacatacacctactcacaagcacacatacataccccactcacacacatacatacacacacactcacaaacatacacatatacatacatacacctactcacaagcacacacatacatacccccattcaaaaccaaacatacatacacccactcacacacatacatacagtgccctccacaattattggcacccctgtttaagatgtggtcgtggacttctaaaaattctccttttttaaaacaacatagaacccaaatgcaaaaaagagaaaatccaacctttcatttaagtacataactttggtggtaaaaaatcacacatttagaaaaaaaaaacttgaaatcacaattattggcacccctaacaattcctctgaaaaatcttttttttttttatatatatatttttctgtagttgctaaggttggtcagggtatctagggacttttaattagtaattcatgatttcctgtttcctggggtataaatatgacgtgacacagaggcctaattctcttacccatttgtcaacatggcaaagacaagagaacacaccattcaagtaaggcagatgtgtgtcgaccttcataagtcaggcaatggctacaagaaaatagccactcgccttaacttgccggtatctacagtcagaggaatcattaagaagtttaaaacaactggaacagtgacaaacaaggctggaagaggtcccaagtttatcttgccacaacgcacagtgaggaggatggtaagagaagtaaaaaacatttcccaagctcaccgtcacagaattgcatcaaagagtggcatcttggggtcacagagtctccaaaacaaccatcagacgcctctacatgccaacaagctgtttgggaggcatgcaaggaaaaagccttttctcactaacactcacaaacgtaaacgcctggagtttgctaagcggtactgggacttcaactgggatcgtgtgctttggtcagatgagactaagattgagctttttggcaacaaacactctaagtgggtctggcgaatgagtatgccgaaaagcacctcatgcccaccgtgaagtatggtggaggatctgtgatgctgtgggcctgtttctcttccaaaggccctgggaaccttgttagggtgcatggcattatgaatgctttgaagtaccaggacattttaaataaaaacctgatggcctctgccagaaagctgaagatgggtcgtcattgggtctttcagcaggataatgatccaaaacatgtggcaaaatctacacaaaagtggttcagcagtcacaaactcaaggtcctcccatggccatctcagtccccagacctcaacccaatcgaaaacctgtggggcgagctaaagagaagagtgcataagagaggacccaggacactggatgatctagaaagattgtgcaaagaagaatggtcaaaatcctctctgtgttctccaatcttgtgaaatgttataggaggagattaagtgctgtcttgttggcaaaaggaggttgtacaaagtattaacatcaggggtgccaataattgtggcacacatgatttcaagttttttttttttctaaatgtatgattttttaccaccaaagtaatgtacttaaataaaaggttggatttttctctttttttgcatttgggttctatgttgttttaaaaaggagaattttagaagtccacgaccacatcttaaacagggtgccaataattgtggagggcactgtacatacacactcacaaaaacacacatatccAAACAcccactcacaaacacacacacatatacaaacacccactaacaaacacacacacatacacctactcacaaacacacatacacccacttacacacacacatacatacacctactcacaaacacacacactcacaaacacacacatacatacacctactctcacacacacacacacacacacacacacacccactcacgcacacacactcacaaacacacacacacacactcacaaacatatacccactcacgcacacacacacacacacacacacacacacacacatacacccactgacacatattgaaatatatacacctaatcactaacacacacagacatacacactcacacacacacacacacacacacacacacacacccactcacgcacacactcacaaacacacacactcacaaacatatacccactcacgcacacacacacacacacacacacacacacacacacacatacacccactgacacatattgaaatatatacacctaatcactaacacacacagacatacacactcacaaacacacacacgtatatacacccactcacaaacacatacaccactcacacacacatacatacacctacttacaaacacacatacacccactcacacacactcacaaacacacatacacacacacacacacacatacaaacacccactcacaaacaaacatacattcaCCCACTcaaacacatacagacacactcacttacaacacacacacatatacatacacctctctcacacacacacacacacacacacacacacacacacacacatacacctactcacaaacacacacgctatatatttaattattttacttttccaaAAAGGCGGTGGGAAAACGTTACCGCTTTTATTCCAACAGAAGGCCAAACGGATTTTGTTGGTGTCTGTATTAAATGACGTCGTATCCGTTTTAAGCTGGCGAGAGAAATCTAAACCATGGCAGAGGCAGTGAAGTAAAGCTCTTTGAGAATTGTTTAACGGATAAAGACCCTGCTTTAGTCAGAAAATGCGTCTAATATGGTTATCGCTGCCCAATTAATCGTTTTTCTCCATATAAAGTGCTACGCGCACACTCATAATCTGTCCTCACAGCGCGCACTGAAGCTGCCCGCTGTCGTGAAGTTACTCGGACGAGTACGACGCATCACTGGATTTCCAACAAACGTTCCTGGagctccctgtgcacaaacttcTAACAGACGTGTTAACGAGATGGAATAGTGCCTATGACATGGTTGAGTGTTTTCTGGAGCAACCGGCTGCACTGCTCTCACCtgaggtgaggaagagagagaaggatattagCAGATGAGTTGGACATTGGAACAGTTTaacagcacttttattttattttagagagaattgtttttagttattttgttgaacgtttaaattttatattcaagTTTTTGGTACTTGAAAGTTTATGGTTCAAtgttctttatgctctatgtgtgtgtgtgctcctgaaataaaaattcagaaagatgtgatgcattattttaacacacacacacacaaacaaacacacacacatacatacacctacttacaaacacacatacacccactcacacacacactcacaaacacatacatacacacacacacacacacacacacacacacacacacacatactcacaaacacacacatacaaacacccactcacaaacaaacatacattcaCCCACTcaaacacatacagacacactcacttacaaacacacacacacatatacatacacctctctcacacacacacacacacacacacacacacacacacacacacacatacattcacccactcacacacacactcacaaacacacacacacacacacacatacatacacccacttacacacatacatacacccacttacaaacacacacacacacacatacatacacccactcacacacgtacacacacacacacaaacgattGTGtgagaaaattaaaataaaaaagtcaaataagaaatataacaaaaaaacagcatcagGCATCGAACAACAACAGCGTGATTATTACAGTAATTAGTAGTCAGTGTTGTATTTATTCACTCAGTGTTGTTCTGCAGCTTGAACTTGAGAATTGTGATAATGTGAGAGATGCACAAAGGGAATTTCAGGGTCAGAGTCCTGAAGAAACAGGTTTAGCTTcaataataaagtttattaaagtagtgtagtaaagtataTAAAGATGCTGAACAGACCACATGCCAGAGTATATCGAGGCTGTTGGAGCTTCATCGTGGGGAGCCCACGCCTCACCACTCCGATCCACAACACGCATGAGTGTTGTGTCGAGCTGCATCTTAGTATTGAAACGCCCATGCTGTGATCGCATGAGGGACACCATCATGACATCCAAACTGGCAATGATGCCCAAATTCCCTTTGTGCAGCTTCCACACTATCACTATTCTTATAAAGAGTTTACAGCGAATGCTCCACTGCTCCACGAGCTCACGCTGGTTCCTATTGCCGACGCCCCAGGATCTCCAATTCCTAGTAACTCAACCCCCATGAAGCCCTTTAACACTTTATCTTGTAAATAGATGAACTGTTCTCCTGAGCAGAGTGAACACTTCACTGACAccaagagaagaaaagaggattAAAACTGCTTCATCACATTTAatataaactgttttattatataaaatctgGACAGGTTGGTTTTGATAGACCAGGCTTCTGGAGAGAATGGTGTCTGCTGATGAAATGTGCATGCAGTGGAGTTTCCACTCAGCTTTCAGCACCAGCTTTGAAATGTACACAGAAATGCCCTTTAGGCCACTTATAATAACACAGAACAAGCCGTACATGTCAACCCTTAAGAGCATTCCTGTGTGATAGTAGTTATTTATCTATGCGTCACTGAGGTCCATCAGCCAGATGACTGagagctttgtgttgtgtgcagCTGCTCTTAAGACTAAAACCTGGAGCAGGTTTCTGCAAGTTTCTCGCCTTCCAGCTCCTggcatgagttcaaattctacatttatacctttgttatgttttttttttcttttcatcatcCAAGTGTGACATGTGACCTCCATGAGCAAAACCCTTGAGGGTTCTTTTGGAGAGTTACAAGGTTCTGAGCTCCTTCGTGGGGTTTTAATGATAAACTGCAGAAGCCATGATTCATTCATCAATATAGAACTTTTCACAAACCTAAAGTCACTTCTCAATTTTAAAGAAGAATCACACAAACCAGAAGAGCCCTTCACGAGTTCACACGATCGAACACATGTCAGTAAAAAAGCTGATCGCAAACATCTCACCTTTAGCTCCAGTGAGAAACCAGAGAGTCGTAATTCTTCACTGCTTCTCAGCACTGCAGGAGTTTGGAGGAATTGTTCAGGGAAGTAATTGTGCAGACATTACAAACTTGTAGATTTCCACCAGATCATCTGATAAGATCCTGAAGGATCTGTTGTTTGATGTGATGTTTTCAAGAAATTAAATGTATCTTTTAAACACCATAATAAGATATCTGACAGAAAgcaaggtgaagaagaagagatcaTGCAGAGAGATCTGTGGGACTTcagatgaattaataaaaagataTGGATTGATGTTTTGATCTGATTTGATCTGTGATCATTTGAACattataaactttattaaagTCAATAAATGATTTCTCTATAATTCATATCTATAAATGATCATATTTGTAATAAACCTTCTGAAGTTACACTCTGACACACGCCACCATGTTTCCTCACAAAGCATTCACTTACTGCCATCTAGTGTTCAACTTCAAGTAAATGTCTTTCATTCAGTTTTTTGTCATCAAGAAacttttattgtcttttaaaccatgtaaagcagaacaCAGTGACATGGTAGAACCTCCAGAACCCGGATGagacataacacaacacagagctacacacacgccacacagagctacacacacaacatagagctacatacacacaacacagagctacacacgccacacagagctacacacaacatagagctacatacacacaacacagagctacacaccgcaacacagagctacacacacaacacagagctacacacacacaacacagagctacacacgcaacacagagctacacacacacacagagctacaaacacaagacagagctacacacgcaacacagagctacacacacgcaacacagagctacaaacacaagacagagctacacacaacacagagctacacacacaacacagagctacacacgcaacacagagctacacacacacaacacagagctacacacacgcaacacagagctacacacacgcaacacagagctacacacacaacacagagctacacacacaacacagagctacatacacacacacacacagagctacacacaacacaggctacacacacaacacagagctacacgcaacacagagctacacacacacacacagagctacaaacaCAAGACAGAGCTACACACcgcaacacagagctacacacacaacacagagctacatacacaacacagagctacacacacacaacacagagctacatacacacaacacagagatacacacggaacacagagctacacattacacagagctacatacacaacacagagctacacacacaacacagagctacatacacacaacacagagatacacacggaacacagagctacacattacacagagctacatacacaacacagagctacacacacaacacagagctacatacacacaacacagagctacacacacacacacaggtacatacagaacacagaggtacacacacaacattgagcaacatacacaacacatagctacacacacataacacagagctacatacaaaacacagagctacatacacataacacagatctacacacacaacacagagctacatacacaacacagagctacacacacaacacagagctacacacacaacacagagctacacacacaacacagagctacatacacaacacagagctagacacacacaacacagagctacatacaacacagagctacacacacacaacacagagctacatacacaacacagagctacatacacacaacacagagctacacacacaacacagagctacacacacaacacagagctacacacacacaacattgagcaacatacacaacacatagctacacacacataacacagagctacatacaaaacacagagctacatacacacaacacagagctacacacacaacacagagctacatacacaacacagagctacacacacaacacagagctacacacgcaacacagagctacacacacaacacagagctacatacacaacacagagctacacacacaacacagagctacatacacacaacacagagctacatacacaacacagagctacatacacaacacagagctacatacacacacagagctacacacaacacagagctacacacacaacacagagctacacacacaacacaggctacacacacaacagagctacaaacacaacacagagctacatacacaacacagagctacatacacacaacacagagctacatacacaacacagctacatacacacaacacagagctagacaacacaacacagagctacacacagagctacacacacaacacagagctacacacacaacacagagctacatacacacaacacagagctacatcacacaacacagagctacacacacacactgagctacatacacaacacagagctacacacacacaacacagagctacatacacacaacacagagctacatcacacaacacagagctacatacacaacacagagctacacacacaacacagagctagacacacaacacagagctacatcacacaacacagagctacacacacaacacagagctacacacaacacagagctacatacacacaacacagagctacacacacaacacagagctacatacacaacacagagctacatacacacaacacacagagctacatacacaacacagagctacacacacacaacacagagctacacacacaacacagagctacacacacacaacacatagctacacacacaacacagagatacacacacaacacaggctacacacacacaacagagctacatacacaacacagagctacacacacaacagagctacatacacacaacactgagctacatacacaacacagctacacacacaacacagagctacacacacaacacagagctacacacacaacatagagctacatacacaacagagctacacacacaacatagagctacacacacaacacagagctacacacaacacagagctacacacacaacacagagctacacacaacacagagctacatacacacaacacagagctacacacacacacaacacataggtacacacagaacacagagctacacacacaacatttagcaacatacactacactgagctacatacacacaacacacacacacacacacacaacacagagctacatacacacaacacctagctacatacacacagagctacacacagagctacacacaacacagagctacatacacacaacacagagctacacacacacacagagctacacacacaacacagagctacatacccacaacacagagctacacagaacacagagctacacattacacagagctacaaacacaacacagagctacacacacaacacagagctacatacacacaacacagagctacacacacacacacacataggtacacacagaacacagagctacacacacaacattgagcaacatacactacactgagctacatacacaacacagagctacacacacacacacacaacacagagctacatacacacaacacagagctacatacacacaacacctagctacatacacaacacagagctacacacacacaacacagagctacatacacaacacagagctacacacacaacattgagcaacatacactacactgagctacatacacaacacagagc
This genomic interval from Silurus meridionalis isolate SWU-2019-XX chromosome 22, ASM1480568v1, whole genome shotgun sequence contains the following:
- the LOC124375983 gene encoding keratin, type I cytoskeletal 13-like; this encodes MASTFSTHSSVASRSVIGGSSRMSIGGGGRISAMRAGSVYGGAGGSGVRISQASRSLSFGGAGGSVGGGFSSGAGFGGGAGEVDSSIIGNEKFTMQNLNDRLATYLEKVRSLEKANAELELKIHQFLDSKTSPTSRDHTGSLASITQLQVKILDAFQLNGTVHLSIDNASLAADDFRMKFENELALRQYVEADIAGLKRLLDDLNLTKKDLTLQIEALNEELVFLKKNHEEELLSTRSQMSGQIHVEVDAAPQQDLTKVMEEIREHYEAVAAKSQRELEGWFQTKSETLKQEVAGSTETLAISKTEVNSVKSTLQSLEIELQSLLAMKASLEGTLSEIQSRYSIQLSGYQVQVTSMEEQLVQLRADLEHQSQEYQMLLDIKTRLEMEIAEYRRLLDAEGSGSASISSSKTSTTKTAIITVVEEVVDGKVVSTSSTSITK